A single genomic interval of Streptomyces sp. NBC_00663 harbors:
- a CDS encoding DUF6274 family protein: MAASVRHETRALLRAHLAAASSYRHLTRHCPICHQLLRLAMDSGPGAGEAVEEAIEDESPSTA; this comes from the coding sequence ATGGCGGCTTCGGTCAGGCACGAGACGCGGGCGTTGCTCCGTGCCCATCTGGCGGCCGCCTCCTCCTATCGCCATCTGACGCGCCACTGCCCGATCTGCCATCAGCTGCTGCGGCTGGCCATGGACTCCGGTCCGGGGGCCGGCGAGGCCGTGGAGGAGGCGATCGAGGACGAAAGTCCCTCGACCGCGTGA
- the bldC gene encoding developmental transcriptional regulator BldC, translating to MTARTPDAEPLLTPAEVATMFRVDPKTVTRWAKAGKLTSIRTLGGHRRYREAEVRALLAGIPQQRSEA from the coding sequence ATGACCGCTCGCACCCCTGATGCCGAGCCGCTGCTGACCCCGGCTGAGGTCGCCACCATGTTCCGTGTGGACCCGAAGACGGTCACGCGGTGGGCGAAGGCCGGGAAGCTTACTTCCATCCGTACGCTCGGCGGGCACCGCCGCTACCGCGAGGCGGAGGTCCGTGCACTGCTCGCGGGCATCCCGCAGCAGCGCAGCGAGGCCTGA